A region from the Musa acuminata AAA Group cultivar baxijiao chromosome BXJ1-10, Cavendish_Baxijiao_AAA, whole genome shotgun sequence genome encodes:
- the LOC135596161 gene encoding protein PHOSPHATE-INDUCED 1 homolog: MASPAITLVFLLSTASLLFQCSYGGRTLAALVEQQPLAMTYHKGALLTGNISVNLIFYGKFTASQRAIISDFVASLSSLPHQDSMEPSVATWWKTLAKYYSTSRTPLPKLSLGKLLLDEECSLGRSLRDADIETLAAKGAPRNAVNVVLTADDVAVERFCMSRCGTHGASGRSKAGGRFAYVWVGNSETQCPGQCAWPFHQPIYGPQAPPLVAPNGDVGVDGMIINLASLLAGTATNPFGNGFFQGPKEAPLEAATACPGVYGKGAYPGYAGELLTDHATGASYNAHGARGRKYLLPALFDPATSSCSTLV; encoded by the coding sequence ATGGCTTCCCCTGCCATTACACTTGTGTTCCTGCTGTCAACAGCCTCGCTTCTGTTCCAGTGCTCCTATGGAGGCAGAACTCTCGCTGCCTTGGTGGAGCAGCAGCCGCTCGCCATGACCTACCACAAGGGAGCCCTGCTCACTGGAAACATCTCCGTCAACCTTATCTTTTATGGCAAGTTCACTGCCTCCCAAAGAGCTATCATCTCTGACTTCGTTGCCTCCCTCTCCTCGCTTCCCCACCAGGACTCCATGGAGCCCTCCGTGGCCACCTGGTGGAAGACCCTCGCCAAGTACTACTCCACGTCGAGGACACCGCTGCCCAAACTCAGCCTCGGGAAACTGCTCCTCGACGAGGAGTGCTCCCTCGGCAGGTCCCTACGGGACGCCGACATTGAGACGCTGGCGGCCAAGGGGGCGCCGCGGAACGCCGTCAACGTGGTGCTCACGGCGGACGACGTGGCGGTGGAGCGGTTCTGCATGAGCCGGTGCGGCACGCACGGGGCTTCCGGCAGGTCCAAGGCCGGGGGGAGGTTCGCCTACGTCTGGGTGGGGAACTCGGAAACGCAGTGCCCCGGCCAGTGCGCTTGGCCCTTCCACCAGCCGATTTACGGGCCCCAGGCGCCGCCGCTGGTGGCGCCCAACGGCGACGTGGGGGTCGATGGCATGATCATCAACCTGGCGAGCCTGCTCGCCGGCACCGCGACCAACCCGTTCGGCAACGGCTTCTTCCAGGGGCCGAAGGAGGCGCCACTGGAGGCGGCGACAGCGTGCCCGGGGGTGTACGGGAAGGGGGCTTACCCGGGGTACGCCGGGGAACTACTGACGGACCACGCGACGGGGGCCAGCTACAACGCGCATGGGGCCCGCGGGAGGAAGTACCTGCTCCCGGCTCTCTTCGACCCGGCCACCTCGTCCTGCTCCACCTTGGTGTAG
- the LOC135596162 gene encoding uncharacterized protein LOC135596162: MADSDRSAASPPVSSSSATDTPSPSPPMLCAACAGATASWSSPPQWSDSSPPPAYRPIRAPAINAPTATASIVLAPVPQPLPVPPAEPPYRFEIPSKRISSPDDIRRFHSSETGRHFVGFVAALSRSVRGRKLSDPVPSPLPTPLSGLLSVLHTLARWIDEIPPLPHASRYGNPAYRSWHARLTDEGHGLVVALFPPSDELHPAADELLPYLLDSFGNAYRIDYGTGHETNFAAFLYCLARLGLIKEDDYPALVLRVFATYLDLMRRLQITYSLEPAGSHGVWGLDDYHFLPFIFGSAQLIDHKYMKPKSIHNQDILDNFSNDYMYLGCVAFVKKVKKGVFAEHSPMLDDISGVPNWSKVNSGMLKMYKAEVLEKVPIMQHFLFGWLIKWE; this comes from the exons ATGGCCGACTCCGATCGATCCGCCGCCTCTCCTCCCGTCTCTTCCTCCTCCGCCACCGacacgccgtcgccgtcgccgcccaTGTTATGCGCCGCTTGCGCCGGGGCCACCGCTTCCTGGTCTTCCCCCCCGCAGTGGTCCGACTCCTCCCCTCCCCCTGCCTACCGCCCCATCCGCGCCCCGGCCATCAACGCCCCCACCGCCACCGCCTCGATCGTCCTCGCCCCCGTCCCCCAGCCCCTCCCCGTTCCCCCAGCCGAGCCCCCATACCGCTTCGAGATCCCGTCCAAGCGCATCTCCTCCCCCGACGACATCCGCCGCTTCCACTCCTCCGAAACCGGCCGTCATTTCGTCGGCTTCGTCGCCGCCCTCTCCCGCTCCGTCCGCGGCCGCAAGCTCTCCGATCCGGTCCCCTCTCCGCTCCCCACTCCCCTCTCCGGCCTCCTCTCGGTCCTCCACACCCTGGCCCGCTGGATCGACGAGATTCCCCCTCTCCCCCACGCTTCCCGCTACGGCAACCCCGCCTATCGGTCCTGGCACGCCCGCCTCACAGACGAGGGCCACGGCCTTGTCGTCGCCCTTTTTCCCCCCTCAGACGAGCTCCACCCCGCCGCCGATGAGCTCCTTCCCTACCTTCTTGACTCCTTTGGCAACGCCTACCGCATTGACTACGGCACCGGCCACGAGACCAACTTCGCCGCCTTCCTCTATTGCCTCGCCCGCCTCGGCCTCATCAAGGAGGACGACTACCCGGCCCTTGTGCTTAGGGTGTTCGCTACCTACCTCGACCTCATGCGGAGGCTTCAGATCACCTACTCCCTCGAGCCAGCTGGGTCGCACGGCGTGTGGGGGCTTGATGATTACCACTTCCTTCCCTTCATATTTGGCTCGGCTCAGCTGATCGATCACAAGTACATGAAGCCTAAGTCAATCCACAACCAGGACATTCTCGACAACTTCTCCAACGATTACATGTATTTAGGATGCGTGGCCTTCGTGAAGAAGGTGAAGAAGGGGGTGTTCGCGGAGCACTCGCCCATGCTTGATGATATCAGTGGGGTGCCCAACTGGAGCAAGGTGAACAGCGGGATGCTGAAGATGTACAAGGCTGAGGTCCTCGAGAAGGTGCCTATCATGCAACATTTCCTCTTTGGATGGCTCATCAAATG GGAGTGA
- the LOC135585288 gene encoding protein PHOSPHATE-INDUCED 1 homolog: MLLPQYKFPDIRSVGYTHRSHHFSYSPTGTLKATPMASSFLTTNAHYSVLVRLLLVALLFRCSYGGRTLAALVEQQPLAMTYHKGALITGNVSVNLVFYGKFTASQRAIISDFVTSLSPLPRQKHSLEPSVATWWTTLAKYYATSKAPLPKPILGKQILDESCSLGKSLRDADLAKLAARGAARDAISVVLTAEDVAVDRFCMSRCGSHGSSSLSEAGSRFAYIWVGNSAAQCPGQCAWPFHQPMNGPQTPPLVAPNGDVGADGMVINLASMLAGAATNPFGDGFFQGPREAPLEAATACPGVYAKGSYPGYPGDLLVDPTTRASYNAHGARGRKYLVPALFDPSTSACSTMV, encoded by the coding sequence ATGCTACTTCCGCAGTATAAATTCCCGGACATCAGATCGGTAGGATACACCCATCGCTCGCACCATTTCTCCTATTCTCCTACTGGAACGCTAAAGGCTACTCCCATGGCTTCTTCCTTCCTCACTACAAATGCTCACTACTCTGTTCTTGTTAGACTTCTCCTGGTTGCTTTGCTGTTCCGGTGCTCCTATGGAGGCAGAACTCTCGCTGCCTTGGTGGAGCAGCAGCCGCTCGCCATGACCTACCACAAGGGAGCCCTGATCACCGGAAACGTCTCCGTTAACCTCGTCTTCTATGGCAAGTTCACTGCCTCCCAGAGAGCCATCATCTCTGACTTCGTCACCTCCCTTTCCCCTCTCCCGCGCCAGAAGCATTCTCTGGAGCCGTCGGTGGCCACCTGGTGGACGACCCTGGCCAAGTACTACGCCACGTCCAAGGCGCCGCTCCCTAAGCCCATCCTCGGCAAACAGATACTCGACGAGTCGTGCTCCCTCGGAAAATCGCTGCGCGATGCCGACCTCGCCAAACTGGCCGCCAGGGGGGCCGCGCGGGACGCCATCAGCGTGGTGCTCACGGCGGAGGACGTGGCGGTGGACAGGTTCTGCATGAGCCGGTGCGGTTCCCATGGGTCGTCGTCCCTCTCCGAGGCCGGTTCCCGGTTCGCCTACATCTGGGTGGGGAACTCCGCTGCGCAGTGCCCGGGACAGTGCGCGTGGCCCTTCCACCAGCCCATGAACGGGCCGCAGACGCCGCCGCTGGTGGCGCCAAACGGTGACGTCGGTGCCGACGGCATGGTGATCAACCTGGCGAGCATGCTGGCCGGCGCCGCCACCAACCCCTTCGGTGACGGCTTCTTCCAAGGGCCAAGGGAGGCGCCGCTTGAGGCCGCGACGGCGTGCCCCGGAGTGTACGCGAAAGGCTCATATCCGGGCTACCCCGGTGACCTTTTGGTGGACCCCACTACGAGAGCAAGCTACAACGCCCACGGGGCTCGCGGGAGGAAGTATCTGGTCCCAGCGCTGTTTGACCCGTCAACGTCCGCGTGTTCCACCATGGTTTAA
- the LOC103969137 gene encoding protein EXORDIUM-like 2, which yields MAFSPPPPLLLLLLSLLSLLVLQSSAVIPRMLFLVPQQPLVLKYHKGPLLKGNYTVNLLFYGRFTPAQRAIVVDFVRSLSAPARSSRPPSVASWWGTTALYGPGGATRLSLGRVLLDDRCSLGKSLTDSDLLTLASRAPHRAAITVVLTAPDVLVDGFCMSRCGFHDSGRGGKHGKSRYTYLWVGNPATQCPGECAWPFAQPTYGPQTPPLLPPNGDVGVDGLIISLATLLADTVTNPYGDGFFQGPPTLPLEAVTACTGIFGNGAFPGYPGNLLVDPTSGASYNARGLAGREYLLPAMWDPKTKQCKALV from the coding sequence ATGgctttctctcctcctcctcccctcctcctcctcctcctctccctcctctctcttctAGTGTTGCAGTCTTCCGCGGTCATCCCCCGCATGCTCTTCCTGGTGCCGCAGCAGCCACTCGTGCTCAAGTACCATAAGGGCCCCTTGCTGAAGGGCAACTACACCGTCAACCTCCTCTTCTACGGCCGCTTCACCCCCGCGCAGCGCGCCATCGTCGTCGACTTCGTCCGGTCCCTCTCCGCCCCTGCCAGGTCCTCGCGGCCGCCCTCTGTCGCTTCCTGGTGGGGCACCACCGCCCTGTACGGTCCCGGCGGCGCCACCCGCCTGTCCCTCGGCCGCGTGCTCCTCGACGACCGCTGCTCCCTCGGAAAGTCCCTGACCGACTCGGACCTCCTTACGCTGGCCTCCCGCGCGCCCCACCGCGCCGCCATCACCGTCGTGCTCACCGCCCCGGATGTTCTCGTCGACGGCTTCTGCATGAGCCGGTGCGGATTCCACGACTCCGGCCGCGGAGGGAAGCACGGCAAGTCCCGGTACACGTACCTGTGGGTGGGCAACCCGGCCACGCAGTGCCCCGGGGAGTGCGCGTGGCCCTTCGCCCAGCCCACCTACGGGCCGCAAACGCCACCGCTACTGCCGCCCAACGGTGACGTCGGCGTCGACGGCCTCATCATCAGCCTGGCGACCCTGCTGGCCGACACGGTGACCAACCCCTACGGCGACGGCTTCTTCCAGGGTCCGCCAACGCTGCCCCTGGAGGCGGTCACCGCCTGCACCGGCATCTTCGGCAACGGGGCCTTCCCGGGCTACCCAGGGAACCTGCTCGTGGATCCCACCAGCGGGGCCAGCTACAACGCCCGGGGATTGGCCGGGAGGGAGTACCTGCTGCCTGCAATGTGGGACCCGAAGACGAAACAATGTAAAGCCCTCGTTTAG
- the LOC135596160 gene encoding protein PHOSPHATE-INDUCED 1-like yields the protein MQLVSLTYINFSGREIQSSHKWSIFHFLPKICYIFSEMASFPVSKTCIAVLVLVSLAQVSMGSRKLASLVQQASDLLTYHNGEVMQGDIAISITWYGTFTPIQKSIISDFLLSLTPSSQTQPQPSTPSVRQWWNTIDRLYLEKAGKRKKKTNVVLANQVSNDKCSMGKSLKTSQIPELAAEAGPKKGGIALVFTAEDVAVEGFCMSRCGLHGSDRKTDSVYIWVGNSAAQCPGQCAWPFHQPAYGPQTPPLVAPNGDVGADGMVINLASMLAGAVTNPFGDGFFQGPREAPLEAATACPGVYGTGTYPGYAGGLLVDPITGASYNANGVHGRKYLVPALFDPSTSTCSTLV from the coding sequence ATGCAGCTGGTCTCGTTAACCTATATAAACTTCTCCGGCCGAGAGATACAGTCATCACACAAGTGGTCTATCTTCCACTTCCTCCCAAAGATTTGCTATATCTTCTCCGAAATGGCTTCTTTCCCGGTCTCCAAAACATGCATTGCGGTACTAGTTTTAGTGAGCTTGGCACAGGTGAGCATGGGCTCAAGGAAACTTGCCAGCTTGGTGCAACAGGCATCAGACCTCCTCACGTACCACAACGGTGAAGTGATGCAAGGTGACATCGCCATCTCGATCACCTGGTACGGGACGTTCACCCCAATCCAGAAGTCCATCATCTCAGACTTCCTCCTCTCCCTCACACCGAGCTCCCAAACCCAACCACAGCCATCAACGCCTTCTGTCCGCCAGTGGTGGAACACCATCGATCGGCTTTACTTGGAGAAAgctgggaagaggaagaagaagactaaCGTTGTGTTGGCCAACCAAGTGTCGAACGACAAGTGTTCCATGGGCAAGTCCCTCAAGACATCCCAGATCCCCGAGTTGGCGGCCGAGGCCGGTCCGAAGAAGGGCGGGATCGCGCTGGTGTTCACGGCCGAGGACGTCGCGGTCGAGGGCTTCTGCATGAGCCGGTGCGGCCTGCACGGTTCCGACCGGAAGACCGACTCCGTCTACATCTGGGTGGGCAATTCGGCGGCCCAGTGCCCGGGCCAGTGCGCGTGGCCCTTCCACCAGCCCGCGTACGGGCCGCAGACGCCGCCGCTGGTGGCGCCCAACGGCGACGTCGGGGCCGACGGCATGGTGATCAACCTGGCGAGCATGCTGGCCGGCGCTGTCACCAACCCTTTTGGCGACGGCTTCTTCCAGGGGCCGAGGGAGGCCCCGCTGGAGGCGGCTACGGCGTGCCCCGGGGTGTACGGGACGGGAACCTACCCGGGCTACGCCGGTGGCCTGCTCGTGGACCCTATCACCGGGGCCAGCTACAACGCGAACGGGGTCCACGGGCGGAAGTACCTGGTGCCGGCACTGTTTGACCCGTCGACTTCCACTTGCTCCACGCTGGTTTAA